From a region of the Mercurialis annua linkage group LG1-X, ddMerAnnu1.2, whole genome shotgun sequence genome:
- the LOC126653451 gene encoding uncharacterized protein LOC126653451: MSRNRNVIVATGLLAFASAGLAFPFYMASSKSSPVIDSSKPLPPQATFRGPYINTGSRDIGPDHRTYPKK; encoded by the exons ATGAGCCGTAATCGTAACGTAATAGTGGCAACTGGGTTACTAGCATTTGCTTCTGCAGGCTTAGCATTTCCTTTTTACATGGC ATCTTCAAAGAGTAGTCCAGTAATTGATTCTTCAAAGCCATTGCCGCCGCAAGCAACTTTTCGAGGGCCTTATATAAACACCGGGTCGCGTGATATTGGACCTGATCATCGGACTTACCCTAAGAAATGA